A single genomic interval of Stieleria maiorica harbors:
- a CDS encoding ABC transporter ATP-binding protein, with protein sequence MTLVELRGVSKSFRKGDETITPLDHVDLDIARGEFVSLMGPSGTGKSTLLNLVSGIDRPDSGTINVGGTEVTTLSRSKLADWRAAHLGYIFQTHNLIPVLTAYENVELPTLLLKLTSSERRKRVALALEAVGLSDRADHYPRQLSGGQEQRVGIARAIVAHPQVVVADEPTGSLDAETSEQVQVLLQRLNKELEITLLMVTHDSDVASIATRQLVLDHGKFLDCNSGAGIR encoded by the coding sequence ATGACATTGGTCGAACTGCGTGGCGTCAGCAAAAGCTTTCGCAAAGGCGACGAAACGATCACACCACTGGACCACGTCGATTTGGACATCGCGCGGGGCGAATTCGTCTCGCTGATGGGGCCTAGCGGGACCGGCAAAAGTACGCTGTTGAATCTGGTCAGCGGCATCGATCGGCCCGATTCCGGCACCATCAATGTCGGCGGGACGGAGGTGACCACACTGTCGCGAAGCAAATTGGCCGACTGGCGCGCGGCGCATCTGGGCTACATCTTCCAGACCCACAATCTGATCCCCGTCCTGACCGCGTACGAAAACGTCGAGCTTCCAACGCTGTTGCTGAAACTGACCTCGTCAGAGCGCAGGAAACGCGTCGCACTGGCACTCGAGGCGGTCGGGTTAAGCGACCGCGCCGATCACTACCCGCGTCAACTTTCCGGCGGGCAGGAGCAACGCGTCGGTATTGCCCGGGCGATCGTCGCCCATCCTCAAGTCGTCGTCGCCGATGAACCGACCGGCAGCCTGGACGCGGAAACCAGCGAGCAAGTGCAGGTTTTGCTGCAACGCCTGAACAAAGAACTCGAGATCACCCTGTTGATGGTCACCCACGATAGCGACGTGGCCTCGATCGCAACTCGCCAATTGGTGCTCGATCACGGGAAGTTCTTGGATTGCAATTCGGGTGCGGGAATAAGGTAA
- a CDS encoding ABC transporter permease: MLLPWEYGVRNLARRPVRTALTLVALATVVMLVFVVVGFIRGLERSLSVSGDPNVVLVYSVNSEENIENSSIAANAPALLAASLEGTVRRFGATHVSPELYLGTRVRTGASDEGLGLVRGVTTAAPLVRRSVKLTEGDWPAAGEAMVGRLAAAKLGSSDQAMAIGKTIEMEGRPWTISGRFAAGGAAYESEIWCNLGDLQTATKRQDLSLAAMLLSPGSSPAEVALFCKERTDLELRANRETDYYATLQQHYKPVRVLAWLVVALVSGAGVFAGLNMMYGAVAGRVREIATLQAIGFRRRAILVSLIQEAVLLAAAGSLLSGVIALALLNGMAVRFTMGAFTLRIDGVAILIGCGVGLSLGVLGALPPALKALRSQVATSLKAV, from the coding sequence ATGTTGCTTCCCTGGGAATACGGTGTTCGCAATCTGGCCCGGCGGCCGGTGCGCACGGCATTGACGCTCGTCGCGCTGGCGACGGTCGTGATGCTGGTATTCGTCGTCGTCGGGTTCATCCGCGGATTGGAACGATCGTTGTCCGTCAGCGGTGATCCGAATGTCGTCTTGGTCTATTCCGTGAATTCCGAGGAAAACATCGAGAACTCGTCGATCGCTGCCAACGCACCCGCGCTGCTCGCCGCCAGTTTGGAAGGCACGGTGAGGCGGTTCGGCGCGACCCACGTTTCGCCGGAGCTGTACCTGGGGACGCGCGTCAGGACCGGCGCGTCCGACGAGGGCTTGGGATTGGTGCGTGGCGTCACGACGGCCGCGCCGTTGGTACGTCGGTCGGTCAAGTTGACTGAAGGCGACTGGCCCGCCGCCGGCGAAGCGATGGTCGGGCGGTTGGCGGCGGCAAAACTGGGCAGCTCGGACCAGGCGATGGCAATCGGAAAGACGATCGAAATGGAAGGCCGGCCGTGGACGATCAGCGGCCGATTCGCCGCCGGCGGTGCGGCCTATGAATCGGAAATCTGGTGCAACCTGGGCGACTTGCAGACGGCAACCAAACGACAGGATTTATCGCTGGCGGCGATGCTGTTGTCACCGGGAAGTTCGCCCGCGGAGGTCGCGCTGTTTTGCAAAGAACGCACCGACCTGGAGCTCCGGGCAAACCGCGAAACTGATTATTACGCGACCCTGCAGCAACACTACAAACCCGTTCGCGTGCTGGCATGGTTGGTTGTCGCTTTGGTGTCCGGTGCCGGCGTGTTCGCGGGATTGAACATGATGTACGGGGCTGTGGCCGGACGAGTCCGTGAGATCGCGACCTTGCAAGCGATCGGGTTCCGACGACGCGCGATCCTGGTCAGTTTGATCCAGGAGGCGGTCCTGTTGGCCGCCGCCGGTTCGTTGTTGTCCGGAGTGATCGCGCTGGCGCTTCTCAACGGCATGGCCGTGCGTTTCACGATGGGAGCGTTCACGTTGCGAATCGATGGCGTCGCCATCCTGATCGGATGCGGCGTCGGTTTGTCATTGGGCGTCTTGGGCGCGTTGCCCCCGGCGCTAAAAGCGTTGCGATCTCAAGTCGCAACAAGTTTGAAAGCAGTTTGA
- a CDS encoding sialate O-acetylesterase, whose translation MRTIVLVTLCLLLVDQLAAKDPLKIFVLAGQSNMQGHAQITTFDHVGMDPATAPILAEMRDADGSPRECDQVWISSIGNDGTEQEHHGRLTVGYGAHGRGTKIGPEFTFGIYMHKQLDEPILIIKTAWGGKSLHTDFRPPGAGPYKFSEQQLANLEKQGKDVEQIKADRVQATGLYYRLMIDHVNKVVGDLKRVYPDYDPDAGYEIAGFVWFQGWNDMVARDVYPNRDKPGGYDLYSRLLAQFIRDVRNDLSTPNLPFVIGVMGVGGPVDQYGPSQQRYKSTHDGFRKAMAAPASMPEFQGTVAAVLTENYWDAELEELKQRGGKIKAKSQELNKDTSLSRQQREEALAKFRAELYTPRELEVLKGSSNAAYHYNGSAKIMAQIGKGFAEAMADLSRPSN comes from the coding sequence ATGCGAACGATTGTCCTCGTCACGCTCTGCCTGTTGCTGGTGGATCAACTTGCGGCCAAAGACCCCTTGAAAATCTTCGTGCTTGCCGGCCAGTCGAACATGCAGGGGCACGCCCAGATCACCACGTTTGACCACGTCGGCATGGATCCGGCGACGGCGCCGATTTTGGCCGAGATGCGTGATGCGGACGGATCGCCGCGAGAGTGTGATCAAGTCTGGATTTCCTCGATCGGCAACGACGGCACCGAGCAAGAGCATCACGGTCGATTGACCGTCGGCTACGGGGCGCATGGTCGTGGGACAAAGATCGGCCCCGAGTTCACGTTCGGGATCTACATGCACAAGCAACTCGATGAACCGATTCTGATCATCAAAACGGCGTGGGGCGGCAAATCATTGCACACCGATTTTCGTCCTCCCGGCGCCGGCCCCTACAAGTTCAGCGAACAGCAACTGGCCAACCTTGAAAAACAGGGCAAAGACGTCGAGCAGATCAAGGCGGACCGTGTGCAGGCGACCGGGCTCTACTACCGGCTAATGATCGATCATGTGAACAAAGTCGTCGGCGACCTGAAGCGTGTCTATCCCGACTACGACCCCGATGCGGGTTACGAGATCGCCGGCTTTGTTTGGTTCCAGGGATGGAACGACATGGTCGCCCGAGACGTGTATCCCAACCGTGACAAACCCGGCGGGTACGACCTTTATTCCCGACTGCTGGCGCAATTTATTCGCGACGTTCGCAACGATCTGTCCACGCCGAACTTGCCATTTGTGATCGGCGTCATGGGGGTCGGAGGCCCGGTCGATCAATACGGTCCGTCACAACAACGTTACAAAAGCACCCACGACGGTTTTCGAAAGGCGATGGCCGCGCCGGCGTCGATGCCCGAATTCCAAGGGACTGTTGCGGCCGTCCTGACCGAAAACTATTGGGACGCCGAGTTGGAAGAGCTAAAGCAGCGCGGCGGCAAGATCAAAGCCAAGTCTCAGGAACTCAATAAGGACACGAGCCTCAGTCGCCAGCAGCGTGAGGAGGCTCTGGCCAAGTTCCGCGCCGAACTGTACACGCCACGCGAGCTGGAAGTCTTGAAAGGCAGTTCCAATGCGGCGTACCACTACAACGGGTCGGCAAAGATCATGGCTCAGATCGGCAAAGGGTTCGCCGAGGCGATGGCGGATCTGAGCCGACCCTCCAACTGA
- a CDS encoding neutral/alkaline non-lysosomal ceramidase N-terminal domain-containing protein, giving the protein MLRCCLLFSTLLLLIAVPTQADEGWHAGIAKRNITPGESMWMAGYGNRDHPSEGKLTDLWAKALVLRDAAGKQAVLITLDLVGIDRDLATEITDQIQDKHKLDRSQIAICCSHTHTGPALKNNLAPLHYLILDSDQQQKIESYQQHLQINVIEAVDSAFADQQPAKLFWGNGTATFATNRRENRPEGNVPQWRREGMLKGPVDHDVPVLAVRDSQDQLVGVVFGYACHATVLGVYSWSGDYPGYACAELEESHPDAIAMFWAGCGADQNPLPRRTVELAKHYGQRLASAVDTVLMTVQMQAVAPTLTTRFREIDLPLGTLPSRDQIETNSRSTNKWEVARATMLLDQLDRGEALSQTYPYAIGSWELGDQVDMVFLGGEVVVDYALRLKSELRGTQSWIAGYANDVMAYIPSRRVLREGGYEGGTSMVYYGLPAHWSPEVEQHIVDEVHRQLD; this is encoded by the coding sequence ATGCTTCGATGTTGCCTTCTGTTTTCGACACTCCTGCTTCTGATTGCCGTTCCCACCCAAGCCGACGAGGGATGGCACGCGGGCATCGCGAAGCGGAACATCACACCCGGCGAATCGATGTGGATGGCCGGTTACGGCAATCGCGATCATCCGTCGGAAGGCAAATTGACAGACCTGTGGGCCAAAGCACTTGTGTTGCGTGATGCCGCGGGAAAACAAGCCGTCCTGATCACGTTGGACTTGGTCGGAATCGACCGAGACCTTGCGACCGAGATCACCGATCAGATCCAAGACAAGCACAAACTCGATCGATCGCAAATTGCCATCTGTTGCTCGCACACGCACACCGGCCCGGCCCTGAAGAACAACCTCGCTCCGCTGCACTATCTGATCCTGGATTCAGATCAACAGCAGAAGATCGAATCCTACCAGCAGCATTTACAGATAAACGTTATTGAAGCGGTCGACAGCGCGTTTGCCGATCAACAACCGGCCAAACTTTTCTGGGGCAACGGCACGGCAACGTTTGCCACAAATCGTCGTGAGAATCGGCCCGAAGGCAACGTCCCGCAGTGGCGCCGAGAGGGAATGCTGAAAGGCCCGGTGGATCACGACGTTCCGGTTCTGGCGGTGCGTGACTCGCAAGACCAACTGGTCGGTGTCGTCTTCGGGTACGCGTGTCACGCGACGGTGTTGGGCGTCTACTCCTGGTCGGGCGATTACCCCGGTTATGCCTGTGCGGAGTTAGAAGAATCGCATCCCGACGCGATCGCGATGTTCTGGGCAGGCTGTGGTGCCGACCAAAATCCGCTTCCGCGGCGAACCGTTGAACTTGCCAAACACTACGGACAGCGGTTGGCGTCCGCGGTCGATACGGTGCTGATGACCGTCCAAATGCAGGCCGTCGCCCCAACCTTGACGACCCGATTTCGCGAGATCGACCTGCCATTGGGAACGCTGCCCTCGCGAGACCAGATCGAAACGAATTCGAGGTCGACCAACAAATGGGAGGTCGCCCGTGCAACGATGTTGCTCGATCAACTCGATCGTGGCGAGGCACTTTCGCAAACCTATCCGTACGCCATCGGGAGCTGGGAATTGGGCGACCAAGTCGACATGGTCTTTCTCGGCGGCGAAGTCGTCGTCGACTATGCGCTGCGTTTGAAGAGCGAATTGAGGGGGACACAGTCTTGGATCGCCGGCTACGCCAACGACGTGATGGCCTACATCCCCTCCCGGCGGGTGTTGCGTGAGGGCGGCTACGAAGGCGGCACATCGATGGTCTACTACGGACTGCCTGCCCACTGGTCCCCCGAAGTCGAACAGCACATCGTGGATGAAGTGCACCGACAACTGGACTGA
- a CDS encoding HlyD family efflux transporter periplasmic adaptor subunit: MADTPLDLSQLALDRSPDRDATPTKPRRKRWLTRYVLPIGILAGFIALLVAAAGRQLLPRPSVTVVPVVVKRAETQQAGTPLFQAPGWIEPRPTAISVAALAPGVIEELLVVAGQHVQKDEAIAKLIAIDAELDVQQAKNQLAIRAGELKRAIAERDAARIRLENPVHLQVQSADAQSMLAKAQTELAKLPFLIQAAEAKVDYARSSMEGKRSAKGAISGRIIDRAESDYAASVANLKELRERRPNLQREADALAEKVTALKRQLELLVEETRQLQEAEAKVQAAEALRDEAELQVRQAELTLRRTVVRAPMKGRVLRLVAAPGTRVMGLDSSGGHSSSTVVEMYDPGRLQVRADVRLEDVPMVTQGQPVQIETASSAGVIEGRVLQTTSSANIQKNTLEVKVELIRPPPTVSPEMLVTATFLAPAIANSNREPTETQRLFVPRELVQSTPSGAAVWVVDADEIARRRSLELGRSIGDGLVEIKSGLKLTDKLIASDTAGLKQDSPVEVSGDDQTLGIEK; encoded by the coding sequence ATGGCTGATACTCCGCTCGATCTGAGCCAGTTGGCACTCGACCGATCGCCCGATCGAGACGCGACGCCGACGAAGCCACGCCGCAAGCGTTGGTTGACGCGGTACGTGCTGCCGATCGGCATCCTGGCGGGGTTCATCGCCCTGTTGGTTGCCGCGGCGGGACGACAATTGCTGCCGCGTCCATCGGTGACGGTGGTGCCGGTGGTCGTCAAGCGAGCGGAGACACAGCAAGCCGGAACGCCATTGTTTCAAGCTCCCGGTTGGATCGAACCGCGGCCCACGGCCATCAGCGTGGCCGCGCTCGCGCCCGGAGTGATCGAAGAATTGCTGGTGGTCGCCGGACAGCACGTTCAAAAGGACGAAGCGATCGCCAAACTGATCGCGATCGACGCCGAACTGGACGTCCAACAGGCCAAAAATCAGTTGGCGATTCGAGCGGGAGAGCTCAAGCGGGCGATCGCCGAACGCGACGCCGCCAGAATCCGGCTCGAAAACCCGGTGCACTTGCAGGTGCAGTCGGCCGATGCACAGAGCATGCTGGCCAAGGCACAAACGGAGCTGGCAAAGTTGCCGTTTCTGATCCAGGCCGCCGAGGCGAAGGTGGACTACGCGCGCAGCAGCATGGAGGGCAAGCGATCGGCCAAGGGCGCGATCTCCGGCCGAATCATCGACCGCGCCGAAAGCGATTATGCCGCGTCGGTAGCCAATCTGAAAGAACTCCGCGAGCGTCGACCCAACCTGCAACGCGAAGCCGACGCGCTCGCTGAGAAAGTCACCGCGCTGAAGCGACAACTGGAATTGCTGGTCGAAGAAACACGCCAGCTTCAGGAGGCCGAAGCGAAAGTGCAAGCGGCAGAAGCGTTGCGAGATGAAGCCGAATTGCAGGTGCGGCAGGCGGAACTGACGCTCCGTCGCACGGTCGTTCGTGCGCCGATGAAGGGGCGTGTGCTGCGTCTGGTCGCGGCACCGGGGACCCGTGTGATGGGGCTCGATTCGTCCGGCGGTCACAGTTCCAGCACGGTGGTCGAAATGTATGACCCCGGTCGCTTGCAAGTGCGCGCCGATGTCCGTCTGGAGGATGTGCCGATGGTCACCCAGGGCCAGCCGGTGCAGATCGAAACGGCATCGTCGGCGGGCGTGATCGAAGGCCGCGTGTTGCAGACGACCAGTTCGGCGAATATCCAAAAGAACACGCTGGAAGTGAAGGTCGAGTTGATCCGGCCGCCGCCGACGGTCAGCCCGGAAATGCTGGTCACGGCGACCTTCTTGGCGCCGGCGATTGCGAATTCGAACCGTGAACCGACGGAAACCCAACGCCTGTTTGTGCCCCGCGAACTGGTTCAATCGACTCCATCGGGGGCAGCCGTGTGGGTCGTCGATGCCGACGAAATTGCGCGGCGACGCTCGCTGGAACTCGGCAGATCAATCGGTGATGGACTGGTCGAGATCAAGTCTGGATTGAAGCTGACCGACAAGCTGATCGCCAGTGACACCGCCGGATTGAAACAGGACAGCCCCGTTGAAGTCAGCGGCGACGATCAAACCTTAGGAATCGAAAAATGA
- a CDS encoding ABC transporter permease, translating into MTSYVLKTLWRHRTRTLLTLTGAAVAMFVFCFVGSVQQGLHRLTTGADADRSLIVFQESRFCPTSSRLPEDYARRIKDVPGVREVMPIQVWTNNCRASLDIVVFNGADPDQIRRTRPIELTSGDWQTFSSRRDAAIVGRNVARRRGLKTGDQFSIGEISVQVTGIFESTVPAEENLIYTSLAFLQYTRGLDAAGLVTQHEVLLTDDADPDRVAAEIDAELRSGSVATRTRRKGAFQANTLSDLVDLIGFAHWLGYACVALVLSLVATTTVMSVQDRIKEYAVLQTIGVRPMRALRLVLAESTLLCVLGGSGGTLLALAVLGAGGFAIGAEGATISFQPSLGLAINGILVSLVVGLAAGITPAVQAASVPIVAALRQT; encoded by the coding sequence ATGACCAGCTACGTTTTGAAAACCCTTTGGCGTCACCGCACGCGAACGCTGTTGACCTTGACCGGTGCCGCGGTGGCGATGTTCGTGTTTTGCTTTGTCGGATCGGTCCAGCAAGGCTTGCACCGATTGACCACCGGGGCGGACGCGGATCGCAGTTTGATCGTGTTTCAAGAAAGCCGGTTCTGTCCGACCAGCAGCCGGCTGCCGGAGGACTACGCACGTCGGATCAAGGATGTTCCCGGCGTGCGGGAGGTGATGCCGATCCAGGTCTGGACGAACAACTGCCGTGCCAGCTTGGACATCGTCGTCTTCAACGGGGCCGATCCGGATCAAATCCGTCGCACCCGTCCGATCGAACTGACGAGCGGCGATTGGCAGACATTTTCATCACGGCGAGATGCGGCGATCGTCGGTCGCAATGTCGCACGCCGGCGTGGTCTGAAGACGGGAGATCAGTTTTCGATCGGAGAGATTTCCGTGCAGGTCACCGGCATCTTTGAATCAACCGTCCCGGCGGAAGAGAATCTGATCTACACCAGTTTGGCCTTTTTGCAATACACGCGCGGATTGGACGCGGCGGGTTTGGTCACGCAACACGAGGTGCTGTTGACCGACGATGCCGATCCGGATCGTGTCGCCGCGGAGATCGATGCCGAATTGCGGTCCGGTTCGGTCGCGACGCGGACGCGGCGTAAAGGGGCGTTCCAGGCCAACACGCTCTCGGATCTGGTGGACTTGATCGGGTTCGCCCATTGGCTCGGCTATGCCTGTGTCGCGTTGGTCCTGTCGCTCGTCGCCACGACCACGGTGATGAGTGTCCAGGACCGGATCAAGGAGTACGCGGTGTTGCAGACGATCGGCGTACGGCCGATGCGGGCATTGCGGTTGGTGTTGGCCGAAAGCACGCTGCTGTGCGTGCTGGGTGGTTCCGGCGGGACGCTGCTGGCGCTGGCGGTTCTGGGGGCCGGAGGATTCGCAATCGGTGCCGAAGGTGCGACGATTTCCTTCCAGCCGTCACTCGGGTTGGCCATCAACGGCATCCTGGTTTCGCTGGTCGTGGGTCTGGCCGCGGGAATCACGCCGGCGGTCCAGGCCGCCAGCGTTCCGATCGTCGCCGCGCTGCGGCAGACATAG
- a CDS encoding SHOCT domain-containing protein: MAVTGERIIQVMKDELEKKGCAFDSEPASKNVGLTKSQLTGFVFDALSSETDDEDCVAFAVHDLLVGYNRLLDTPPNRAAIRRMPPPGRCGFWLKTPEIDADPSADGIECRLSTEPTPAEIVRVDRPESVTPTPNATPVVVADSMIGIADEIMKFQSLREMGVLTDDEFDAVKKRLLGKICPSLNA; this comes from the coding sequence ATGGCTGTCACCGGTGAACGCATCATCCAAGTGATGAAGGACGAATTGGAGAAGAAGGGCTGTGCCTTCGATTCCGAACCGGCATCAAAGAATGTCGGATTGACCAAGAGCCAATTGACGGGATTCGTGTTTGATGCATTGAGCAGCGAAACGGACGACGAAGATTGCGTCGCGTTTGCAGTCCACGACCTTCTGGTAGGTTACAACCGCTTGCTCGACACGCCTCCCAACCGAGCCGCCATCCGGCGTATGCCTCCTCCTGGCCGCTGCGGTTTCTGGCTGAAAACACCCGAAATCGACGCAGATCCTTCCGCGGACGGCATCGAATGCCGGCTTTCAACGGAGCCTACACCGGCCGAGATCGTCAGGGTGGACCGCCCCGAATCGGTGACGCCGACGCCGAACGCCACCCCTGTCGTGGTCGCGGATTCGATGATCGGTATCGCCGATGAAATCATGAAGTTTCAATCACTTCGCGAGATGGGCGTCCTGACCGACGACGAGTTTGACGCCGTGAAGAAGCGGCTTCTGGGAAAGATCTGCCCCTCGCTGAACGCATGA
- a CDS encoding PEP-CTERM sorting domain-containing protein: MVLVMFFRFWVASHFRLISIAPLEWFIYQRLAMSDAMRAIRLFIMLWAMLLTLGTSTLPAGVIYQSPTGASPLMGYIAVDDPSLAGTQYVHPDIPLDRFNASNLIDGDLATFSNTYSGTEVAPATGNNTAPLDFVGVLWNTPQSNVSSIRLHHFLFFDGGWFGTVVGDLNFLNSFPPNSLSANQADAADVAAPTVQITNDGGTTWTSISASDNYVSVIQPVVLAENSSQPPPVTFNFSTQNGIDGIRLVGYGGGRSDIPGGRDEQGFIAVREFEIGVQVQTATVPEPSSMALWAICTLGVVARRRRR, translated from the coding sequence ATGGTTCTTGTCATGTTTTTCAGGTTTTGGGTTGCGTCACATTTTCGGCTAATTTCAATAGCTCCTTTGGAGTGGTTTATTTACCAAAGGCTAGCGATGAGTGATGCGATGAGAGCGATTCGGTTGTTTATCATGCTCTGGGCCATGTTGTTGACCCTTGGAACGAGCACGCTTCCTGCCGGTGTGATTTACCAATCTCCCACGGGGGCTTCGCCACTGATGGGGTATATTGCGGTGGACGATCCGTCGCTGGCAGGAACGCAGTACGTGCATCCCGACATCCCTCTCGATCGATTTAACGCCAGCAATCTCATTGACGGAGATCTTGCGACCTTCAGCAATACTTACAGCGGAACTGAAGTTGCCCCGGCCACGGGAAACAACACCGCTCCACTCGATTTCGTGGGAGTCCTCTGGAACACGCCTCAGAGCAATGTCAGTTCTATACGGCTACATCATTTTCTGTTCTTCGATGGGGGATGGTTTGGGACAGTAGTGGGAGACCTGAATTTCCTCAACAGCTTTCCACCCAATTCGCTGTCGGCAAATCAGGCGGATGCCGCAGACGTCGCTGCCCCGACGGTGCAGATCACGAACGATGGTGGTACAACCTGGACGTCGATCAGTGCGAGCGACAACTATGTGAGTGTGATCCAACCGGTCGTTCTTGCGGAAAACAGTAGCCAGCCGCCCCCGGTCACGTTCAACTTCTCCACTCAGAATGGAATTGATGGCATCCGTTTGGTCGGATACGGGGGAGGAAGGTCCGATATCCCCGGTGGTCGCGATGAACAAGGCTTTATCGCAGTGAGAGAATTTGAAATCGGAGTCCAGGTCCAGACGGCGACGGTCCCCGAACCATCGTCGATGGCCCTCTGGGCAATCTGTACACTGGGAGTGGTGGCCCGGCGTCGTAGACGCTAA
- a CDS encoding FKBP-type peptidyl-prolyl cis-trans isomerase — protein sequence MHLVRTSLLGSLSLTLCLAIGCSGLMPGPGPADADAPTEFTETKSGLKYRVLRKSDGKQAKPSGHVRLHYIGTLDDGTVFDSSYSRGEPAIFSLQEVVPGFTEGLQLVGEGGMIELEIPPDLGYGEDGRAPTIPRNATLHFVVEVIRVF from the coding sequence ATGCATCTCGTTCGGACATCTCTGCTCGGCTCACTCTCCTTGACGCTCTGTTTGGCGATCGGATGTTCCGGACTGATGCCCGGGCCGGGGCCTGCAGACGCGGATGCGCCGACAGAGTTCACGGAGACGAAATCCGGGCTCAAGTACCGCGTGCTGCGCAAGTCGGATGGCAAGCAGGCGAAACCTTCCGGCCACGTTCGTCTGCACTACATCGGAACACTGGATGACGGAACGGTCTTTGACAGCTCTTACTCCCGAGGCGAGCCGGCAATTTTTTCGCTCCAAGAAGTCGTGCCCGGATTCACGGAAGGATTGCAGTTGGTCGGTGAAGGGGGAATGATCGAATTGGAAATCCCGCCTGACTTGGGATACGGCGAGGATGGACGTGCCCCCACCATCCCGCGCAACGCCACGCTTCATTTCGTCGTGGAAGTGATTCGGGTTTTTTGA